One genomic segment of Amycolatopsis sp. WQ 127309 includes these proteins:
- a CDS encoding Gfo/Idh/MocA family protein, with protein sequence MSGRRGSAPLRVAVVGLGWAGRNIWLQRLRAHRAYEVVALVEPDPVLRASVAREAGGTAVYASTDRLAADSVDLAIVAVPNHLHAPVAGRVLAAGIPVFLEKPLCLSSAEVDQLAAAEAAGGAVLLGGSAACYRADVTALRELTASLGEIRHAELFWRRARGVPAGAGWFTSRQLAGGGALVDLGWHLLDVARLLLGRQVFEQVVGAVSADFVNGRSFRAAWREDDPADGPGGDVEDTAHGFMVTADGLSVALRASWASHEALDSTVFRIEGSEGAAELRCTFGFSPNRVEGSSLTHTVGGVAGPAEAPAEPIGAEYDRQLDAVPALLTDPAGRGRAVEDARWAIDVIERIYASAALAQAGRPLSSVSR encoded by the coding sequence ATGAGCGGCCGCCGGGGGTCCGCGCCCCTGCGGGTCGCCGTGGTCGGGCTCGGCTGGGCGGGCCGGAACATCTGGCTGCAACGGTTGCGTGCCCACCGCGCCTACGAGGTGGTGGCGCTGGTCGAGCCGGATCCGGTGCTGCGGGCGAGCGTGGCCCGGGAGGCCGGGGGGACGGCGGTGTACGCGTCGACCGACCGGCTGGCCGCGGACTCGGTCGACCTCGCGATCGTCGCGGTGCCCAACCACCTGCACGCGCCGGTCGCCGGCCGGGTGCTGGCCGCGGGCATCCCGGTGTTCCTGGAGAAGCCGCTGTGCCTGTCCTCGGCCGAGGTGGACCAGCTGGCCGCCGCGGAGGCCGCGGGCGGTGCGGTGCTGCTGGGCGGGAGCGCGGCCTGCTACCGCGCCGACGTGACCGCGCTCCGGGAGCTGACCGCCTCGCTCGGGGAGATCCGGCACGCCGAGCTGTTCTGGCGCCGGGCCCGCGGGGTGCCCGCCGGGGCCGGCTGGTTCACCAGCAGGCAGCTGGCGGGCGGCGGTGCCCTGGTCGACCTCGGCTGGCACCTGCTGGACGTTGCGCGGCTGCTGCTGGGCCGCCAGGTGTTCGAGCAGGTGGTCGGCGCCGTCTCCGCCGACTTCGTCAACGGCCGGTCCTTCCGGGCGGCGTGGCGCGAGGACGACCCGGCCGACGGCCCCGGCGGCGACGTCGAGGACACCGCGCACGGGTTCATGGTCACCGCCGACGGGCTTTCGGTGGCGCTCCGGGCGAGCTGGGCCTCCCACGAGGCACTGGACAGCACCGTCTTCCGGATCGAGGGCAGCGAGGGCGCCGCGGAGCTGCGGTGCACCTTCGGCTTCAGCCCGAACCGCGTCGAGGGCTCGTCGCTCACCCACACGGTCGGCGGGGTGGCCGGCCCCGCCGAAGCGCCGGCCGAACCGATCGGCGCGGAGTACGACCGCCAGCTCGACGCGGTGCCGGCGCTGCTCACCGATCCGGCGGGGCGGGGCCGCGCGGTGGAGGACGCGCGCTGGGCGATCGATGTCATCGAACGGATCTACGCGTCGGCGGCGCTCGCGCAGGCCGGGCGACCGTTGAGCAGCGTCAGCCGATAA
- a CDS encoding HAD-IA family hydrolase has translation MSTQQEPERGAAPVAAGRRVSVVVFDLDGVLVDSFGVMRQAFDLAYAEVVGDGEAPFAEYNRHLGRYFPDIMRIMGLPLEMEAPFVRESYRLAHEVRVFAGAREVVSALRDSGFGLAVATGKSGPRARSLLERLDLLRLFDHVIGSDEVARPKPAPDIVLRAMSLLGAVPDEVIMVGDAVTDIESARDAGVAAVAALWGETDEAALMRAKPDVTLRKPEDLLEWLGLDQPELASSGR, from the coding sequence ATGAGTACCCAGCAGGAACCTGAGCGCGGTGCGGCGCCGGTCGCGGCCGGACGGCGGGTGAGCGTGGTGGTGTTCGACCTCGACGGCGTGCTCGTGGACAGCTTCGGCGTCATGCGCCAGGCGTTCGACCTCGCCTACGCCGAGGTGGTCGGCGACGGCGAAGCGCCGTTCGCCGAGTACAACCGGCACCTCGGCCGGTACTTCCCCGACATCATGCGCATCATGGGGCTGCCACTGGAGATGGAGGCGCCGTTCGTCCGGGAGAGCTACCGCCTGGCCCACGAGGTCCGCGTCTTCGCCGGGGCGCGCGAGGTCGTGTCCGCGTTGCGGGACAGCGGGTTCGGGCTGGCGGTCGCCACCGGCAAGAGCGGGCCGCGGGCCCGTTCGCTGCTCGAGCGGCTGGACCTGCTCCGGCTGTTCGACCACGTCATCGGCTCGGACGAGGTGGCCCGGCCCAAGCCGGCCCCGGACATCGTGCTGCGCGCGATGTCCCTGCTGGGCGCGGTCCCGGACGAGGTGATCATGGTGGGCGACGCCGTGACCGACATCGAGAGCGCGCGCGACGCCGGGGTCGCCGCCGTCGCCGCGTTGTGGGGCGAAACGGATGAAGCCGCGCTGATGCGGGCGAAGCCGGACGTGACCCTGCGGAAGCCGGAAGACCTGCTGGAGTGGCTGGGCCTCGACCAGCCCGAGCTGGCGAGCTCCGGCAGGTGA
- a CDS encoding bifunctional 2-polyprenyl-6-hydroxyphenol methylase/3-demethylubiquinol 3-O-methyltransferase UbiG, giving the protein MAYSATASVYEHFPFPSSNVDNSDVLVPDDIPAIVEGGLKSGWTVLDAGCGTGQTVVSMARAYPDVDFVGLEPNGPSREVAERLRSRAGVTNLKLVDGSISGEPLGTEFDFIYSYGVVHHIPDPAEAIRWLSAHLAENALLHLWIYGSIGEAERMRQREMVQLLNRFEGKEGIRIVRALGLQLSPASYGIAGDYREVAESSDYQDILDADAFLNPVVQTMRVKDVAAVLGQLADWVAMDRVWASRGNPHIDLSGAEADGSSKLSVLTPEDLFEAPLLRESIAALSPLERSSLIELAVSASGFNLLAGRGTALSWCTPRIGGNLLT; this is encoded by the coding sequence ATGGCATACTCGGCAACCGCTTCCGTCTACGAACACTTTCCTTTCCCGTCTTCGAACGTCGACAACTCGGACGTGCTGGTTCCCGACGACATTCCGGCGATTGTCGAGGGTGGGCTGAAGAGCGGCTGGACCGTTCTCGACGCCGGCTGCGGAACCGGGCAGACGGTGGTGTCGATGGCCCGCGCTTATCCGGATGTCGACTTCGTCGGCCTGGAACCGAACGGGCCGTCCCGTGAGGTCGCCGAACGTCTTCGTTCGCGAGCCGGCGTCACCAACCTGAAGCTCGTCGACGGTTCCATCTCGGGAGAACCACTCGGCACCGAATTCGATTTCATCTACAGCTACGGCGTGGTCCACCACATTCCGGACCCGGCCGAAGCGATTCGCTGGCTGAGTGCGCACCTGGCGGAGAACGCGCTGTTGCACCTGTGGATCTACGGCAGTATCGGCGAGGCCGAGCGGATGCGCCAGCGTGAGATGGTGCAGCTGCTCAACCGGTTCGAAGGCAAGGAGGGCATCCGGATCGTCCGGGCGCTGGGGTTGCAGCTCTCGCCGGCCAGCTACGGGATCGCCGGTGACTACCGCGAGGTCGCCGAATCGTCGGACTACCAGGACATCCTGGACGCCGACGCCTTCCTCAACCCCGTCGTGCAGACGATGCGCGTCAAGGATGTCGCCGCCGTGCTCGGCCAGCTCGCCGACTGGGTGGCGATGGACCGCGTCTGGGCTTCCCGGGGCAATCCGCACATCGACTTGTCGGGTGCCGAAGCGGATGGCTCGAGCAAGCTTTCGGTCCTGACGCCCGAGGATCTGTTCGAGGCTCCGCTCCTGCGGGAGAGCATCGCCGCGCTCTCCCCGCTCGAACGTTCCTCGCTCATCGAACTCGCGGTCTCCGCGTCCGGGTTCAACCTGCTCGCCGGGCGCGGGACGGCGCTGTCCTGGTGCACCCCGCGCATCGGCGGCAACCTCCTGACCTAG
- a CDS encoding 3-dehydroquinate synthase, whose amino-acid sequence MPSESRRVTVELAERSYPVHIGSGVRQALPGIVGRLGARKAVVVTARHEAEVPDPGVPYTVVPAQDGEAAKTLATVGELCRRFVDSGLTRSDVVVSCGGGTTTDTVGLAAALYHRGIPVIHLPTSLLAQVDASVGGKTAVNLPEGKNLVGTYWQPSAVLCDLDYLDTLPEREWLNGYGELARCHFIGAPGLNGRPLLDQIAASVSLKAWIVSADERDAGVRHLLNYGHTLGHALERATGFALRHGEGVAIGTVFAGRLAGELGRIGPARVAEHHDVVTSYRLPATLPAGVDDRELIALMRLDKKATTGLGFVLDGPAGPALVRDVPEHVVASALASMPRD is encoded by the coding sequence GTGCCCAGCGAGAGCAGACGCGTCACCGTCGAACTGGCCGAGCGGTCCTATCCGGTGCACATCGGTTCCGGGGTGCGGCAAGCACTTCCCGGGATCGTCGGTCGTCTCGGCGCGCGCAAGGCGGTCGTCGTCACGGCGCGGCACGAGGCCGAGGTGCCCGATCCCGGTGTGCCGTACACGGTCGTCCCGGCCCAGGACGGGGAGGCGGCCAAGACGCTGGCGACCGTCGGGGAGCTCTGCCGCCGGTTCGTGGACTCCGGCTTGACCCGGTCGGACGTCGTCGTGTCCTGCGGCGGCGGCACGACGACCGACACCGTGGGCCTGGCTGCCGCGCTGTACCACCGGGGCATCCCGGTGATCCACCTGCCGACGTCGCTGCTCGCCCAGGTCGACGCGAGCGTGGGCGGGAAGACCGCGGTGAACCTGCCGGAGGGCAAGAACCTGGTCGGCACGTACTGGCAGCCCAGCGCGGTGCTCTGCGACCTCGACTACCTGGACACGCTGCCGGAGCGGGAATGGCTCAACGGGTACGGCGAGCTCGCCCGCTGCCACTTCATCGGCGCACCCGGCCTCAACGGACGGCCGCTGCTCGACCAGATCGCCGCCAGTGTCTCGCTGAAGGCCTGGATCGTCTCGGCCGACGAGCGCGACGCCGGCGTCCGGCACCTGCTCAACTACGGCCACACCCTGGGCCACGCCCTCGAACGGGCCACCGGCTTCGCGCTGCGGCACGGGGAGGGCGTCGCCATCGGCACGGTGTTCGCGGGCCGGCTCGCCGGCGAGCTCGGCCGGATCGGCCCGGCCCGCGTCGCCGAGCACCACGACGTGGTGACGAGCTACCGGCTGCCGGCCACGCTGCCCGCCGGGGTCGACGACCGCGAGCTGATCGCCCTGATGCGGCTGGACAAGAAGGCGACCACCGGCCTGGGTTTCGTGCTGGACGGACCGGCGGGCCCCGCCCTGGTCCGCGACGTGCCCGAGCACGTCGTCGCGAGCGCGCTGGCTTCGATGCCCCGGGACTGA